In Tachysurus vachellii isolate PV-2020 chromosome 3, HZAU_Pvac_v1, whole genome shotgun sequence, one genomic interval encodes:
- the moxd1l gene encoding DBH-like monooxygenase protein 2 homolog, producing MMVVSALFMPLLVFLGRTSGADVDPTLPFSEHLDSNLKVQLSWGFDLVKDTITFKVTVNTTGWVGFGFSPNGGMAGSDIFIGGVGPDGIYFSDRNADGNVMPAVDEKQDSKVLSLTEANGQTMMKFQRSINGCDKNDFSITEMPINLIYAYGTTDDISYHQSRRGTKEVNLLNYMPRSSVPDSKYFEMKVTNFTIPAINTYYLCKIMNLPVFDRKYHIYRIEPVIQNQDFVHHMLLYRCPPSVTKFSEMQCYTEETKCSQAIAVWGVGGGASEFPEAAGLPVDKDGNGTFYRLEVHYNNPNKIAGVVDNSGLRLYYTAQLRQYDAAVLQTGLMVTLGKLYGIPPNISAFLTYGMCDTTYIPQILSQSPTGAKDLQVFAAYLHTHLAGRKMRVAHFRDGEQIDYLVQNEHYNFEFQQLTNLGKSKKVQLGDKLVVECTYDTNNRTGLTWGGLGTNNEMCLAFLYYYPAMELSTCKSFPKPQALMSEMGAANATDWIKIMSMKVWDNSSVLEYQQILKRIDQNVFVGNLESNLMNTGKIPDLKLSQSSSCVRSKAVILHSAVMEILLLGPTLSLILY from the exons ATGATGGTTGTCTCAGCTCTCTTCATGCCCCTGCTCGTGTTCTTGGGCCGAACATCTGGAGCTGATGTAGATCCAACACTACCTTTTTCTGAGCATCTTGACTCAAACCTTAAAGTCCAGCTCAGTTGGGGTTTTGACTTGGTGAAGGACACCATCACGTTCAAGGTGACGGTGAACACCACGGGATGGGTCGGCTTTGGGTTCAGTCCCAATGGAGGAATGGCTGGATCAGATATCTTCATCGGAGGAGTCGGACCTGATGGGATTTATTTTTCG GACAGGAATGCGGATGGGAACGTCATGCCGGCCGTGGACGAGAAGCAGGATTCTAAAGTCCTCTCTCTGACCGAGGCGAACGGACAAACCATGATGAAGTTCCAGCGATCCATCAACGGCTGCGATAAAAATGACTTTTCTATCACA GAaatgccaataaacctgatctaTGCCTACGGTACCACCGATGACATCAGCTATCACCAAAGCCGGCGAGGCACAAAGGAAGTGAACCTTCTAAACTACATGCCCCGATCCAGCGTCCCTGACAGCAAATACTTTGAAATGAAAGTGACCAAT TTTACGATACCCGCCATAAACACTTACTACCTCTGTAAGATTATGAATCTTCCAGTGTTTGACAGGAAATACCACATCTACCGT ATAGAACCAGTGATACAGAACCAGGACTTTGTGCATCACATGTTGCTGTACCGATGTCCACCATCGGTGACCAAGTTCTCTGAGATGCAGTGTTACACTGAGGAAACAAAATGCTCCCAGGCCATCGCGGTTTGGGGCGTTGGAGGAGGA GCTTCTGAATTTCCTGAAGCAGCTGGACTTCCTGTGGATAAGGATGGAAATGGGACCTTCTACAGGCTTGAAGTGCACTACAACAACCCTAACAAGATCGCag gtgttgttGATAACTCAGGCTTGCGGCTTTACTACACGGCTCAGCTGCGGCAGTACGATGCTGCTGTGCTGCAGACGGGACTCATGGTGACATTAGGGAAGTTATACGGGATCCCGCCAAACATTTCAGCCTTCCTCACTTACGGAATGTGCGACACCACCTACATTCCCCAG ATCCTCTCTCAGTCGCCTACCGGTGCTAAGGACCTGCAGGTTTTTGCAGCTTACTTGCACACACACCTGGCAGGAAGGAAGATGCGAGTCGCACATTTcag GGATGGAGAGCAGATTGATTATTTAGTGCAGAATGAACACTATAATTTTGAATTCCAGCAATTGACAAACCTGGGAAAATCCAAAAAGGTGCAGCTG GGCGATAAGCTGGTGGTGGAGTGCACCTATGACACCAACAATCGAACAGGACTCACTTGG GGGGGTCTGGGAACTAATAATGAGATGTGCCTGGCATTTCTCTACTACTACCCGGCTATGGAGCTCAGCACCTGTAAAAGCTTCCCCAAACCGCAGGCACTCATGAGCGAGATGGGAGCAGCCAATGCCAC AGACTGGATAAAAATAATGAGCATGAAGGTTTGGGATAACAGCTCAGTCCTGGAGTATCAGCAAATACTGAAGAGGATCGATCAGAACGTCTTTGTTGGAAACCTAGAG AGCAACTTGATGAACACAGGGAAGATTCCTGACCTCAAGTTGTCTCAGTCTAGCAGCTGTGTAAGAAGCAAAGCTGTgatcctccacagcgctgtgaTGGAGATCCTGCTGCTCGGACCGACGCTCTCACTGATCCTTTACTAA